From Xiphophorus couchianus chromosome 23, X_couchianus-1.0, whole genome shotgun sequence, one genomic window encodes:
- the eif4ea gene encoding eukaryotic translation initiation factor 4E-1A has translation MATAVMTSSVPVNSEKENCEKTLQKVVSPEGYIKHPLQNRWALWFFKNDKSKTWQANLRLISKFDTVEDFWALYNHIQLSSNLMSGCDYSLFKDGIEPMWEDERNRRGGRWLITLSKQQRKSDLDRFWLETLLCLVGEAFDDHSDDVCGAVINVRAKGDKIAIWTTDFENKDAITHIGRVYKERLGVPPKVIIGYQSHADTATKSGSTTKNKFVA, from the exons ATGGCGACCGCTGTAATG ACGAGTTCAGTTCCTGTTAATTCAGAAAAGGAGAACTGTGAGAAAACTCTTCAGAAGGTTGTGAGTCCTGAAGGTTACATCAAACATCCTTTACAAAACAG gTGGGCTCTCTGGTTcttcaaaaatgacaaaagcaaaACGTGGCAGGCCAACCTCCGGCTCATCTCCAAGTTCGACACCGTTGAAGACTTCTGGGC GTTGTATAATCACATCCAGCTGTCCAGTAACCTGATGTCTGGCTGTGACTATTCTCTGTTTAAG GACGGGATCGAACCCATGTGGGAGGACGAGCGGAACCGACGAGGCGGCCGCTGGCTGATAACTTTGTCCAAACAGCAACGGAAAAGCGAtctggaccggttctggttaGAGACG CTCTTGTGTCTGGTGGGTGAAGCGTTTGACGACCATAGCGATGATGTTTGTGGCGCCGTCATTAACGTAAGAGCCAAAGGGGATAAAATCGCAATCTGGACGACAGACTTTGAAAACAAAGACGCCATCACACACATAGG GCGAGTTTATAAGGAGAGGCTAGGCGTCCCACCAAAAGTGATCATTGGCTACCAGTCGCATGCCGATACGGCCACCAAGAGCGGTTCCACCaccaaaaacaagtttgttgCCTGA
- the LOC114139137 gene encoding alcohol dehydrogenase class-3-like: MATTGQVIRCMAAIAWEPRKPLSIEKVDVAPPKAHEVRIKVVASGVCHTDWEYLNEAGRGMNLRSFPLVLGHEAAGVVESVGPDVTKFVPGDKVIPLFLPFCEECDQCKCEKTNLCKKNWENTQAGVLADGTSRISCRGQQVYQFLGVSSFCQYTVVPDTSLAKINPKAPLEKVCLLGCSVSTGYGAAVKTGKVEKGSCCAVFGLGAVGLAAVMGCQAAKARRIIAVDINPDKFQKAREFGATECINPRDYGNKPIQDILVEKTNGGVDYALECVGSPVTMSAALESTRDGWGTCVIAGWTETESMSVQVIKILMGRTLKGTYFGGWKSAKDVPQLVEDYMQKKLKLDEFISHNLPLAQINDAFNLLRNGQSIRTVISLENF, translated from the exons ATGGCAACAACAGGACAG GTAATCAGATGCATGGCAGCTATTGCTTGGGAGCCCAGAAAGCCTCTTTCTATTGAAAAAGTGGATGTTGCCCCTCCTAAGGCTCATGAAGTCCGGATCAAG gttgTTGCCTCAGGCGTGTGCCACACAGACTGGGAATACCTGAATGAGGCCGGGAGAGGAATGAACCTCCGATCTTTCCCTCTGGTTCTCGGCCATGAAGCTGCAGGTGTAGTGGAGAGTGTTGGCCCAGACGTAACCAAGTTTGTACCGG GGGATAAAGtcattcctctttttcttccGTTTTGTGAAGAGTGTGACCAGTGTAAATGTGAGAAAACAAACCTCTGCAAGAAGAACTG GGAAAACACACAAGCGGGTGTTTTGGCTGACGGGACGAGCAGAATATCTTGCAGAGGTCAGCAGGTCTATCAGTTCCTGGGTGTCAGCTCCTTCTGTCAGTACACGGTGGTCCCCGACACGTCTCTGGCGAAGATAAACCCCAAGGCGCCGCTGGAAAAAGTCTGCCTGCTGGGCTGCAGCGTCTCCACCGGTTACGGTGCGGCTGTTAAAACCGGGAAG GTTGAGAAAGGTTCTTGCTGTGCTGTGTTTGGGCTCGGAGCGGTGGGTCTGGCTGCCGTTATGGGCTGCCAGGCGGCCAAGGCCAGAAGGATCATTGCGGTCGACATCAACCCTGACAAGTTCCAGAAAGCTAGAGAGTTTGGAGCGACAGAGTGTATCAACCCCAGAGATTATGGAAACAAGCCCATCCAGGACATTCTGGTAGAGAAGACCAACGGGGGCGTGGACTATGCTCTAGAGTGTGTTGGCAGCCCTGTTACCATG AGTGCTGCACTGGAGTCCACAAGAGACGGCTGGGGGACATGCGTCATTGCTGGGTGGACAGAGACGGAGTCGATGAGCGTCCAGGTTATAAAGATCCTGATGGGGCGCACCCTGAAGGGGACTTACTTTGGAG GTTGGAAAAGTGCGAAGGATGTTCCTCAACTGGTGGAGGATTACATGCAGAAGAAGCTAAAGCTGGATGAATTTATCAGCCATAATCTCCCGCTGGCTCAGATCAACGACGCCTTCAACCTGCTGAGGAATGGTCAAAG tatCCGAACCGTCATCAGTCTGGAAAACTTCTGA
- the gar1 gene encoding H/ACA ribonucleoprotein complex subunit 1 — protein sequence MSFRGGGGRGGGFNRGGGGFNRGGGFRGGGGFGRGGGRGGFNRQQDYGPPERVVALGEFMHPCEDDIVCKCTTEENKVPYFNAPVYLENKEQIGKVDEIFGQLRDFYFSVKLSENMKASSFKKMQKFYIDPMKLLPLQRFLPRPPGEKGPPRGGGRGGGRGGGRGGGRGGGFRGGRGGGFGGGGRGGFGGGRGGGGGFRGRGGGGGRGFRGGR from the exons ATGTCGTTCAGAGGCGGAGGTGGACGTGGTGGGGGTTTTAACAGAGGAGGTGGAGGTTTTAACCGAGGTGGGGGCTTCAGAGGCGGTGGAGGATTCGGCCGAGGTGGTGGAAGAGGCGGCTTCAACAGACAGCAGGACTACGGTCCTCCGGAGCGAGTTGTGG ctctggGGGAATTCATGCATCCCTGTGAAGATGACATCGTGTGCAAGTGTACGACGGAGGAAAACAAAGTTCCTTACTTCAACGCTCCGGTCTACTTGGAAAACAAGGAGCAGATCGGGAAAGTGGACGAGATATTCGGCCAGCTCCGAGACTTT TATTTTTCAGTAAAGCTTTCTGAAAACATGAAAGCATCTTCgttcaagaaaatgcagaag TTTTATATCGATCCGATGAAGCTGCTGCCGCTGCAGAGGTTCCTGCCAAGACCTCCAGGAGAAAAGGGGCCACCGAGGGGGGGCGGGAGAGGAGGGGGTAGAGGTGGAGGAAGAGGCGGTGGGCGTGGAG GCGGTTTTAGAGGCGGGAGGGGAGGAGGATTTGGAGGAGGCGGCCGAGGAGGATTTGGAGGAGGccgaggaggtggaggaggcttcagggggagaggaggaggaggaggacggggaTTCAGAG GTGGAAGATGA
- the LOC114139138 gene encoding alcohol dehydrogenase class-3 — METAGKVIKCKAAVAWEAGKPLSIEEVEVAPPKVHEVRIKILATGVCHTDAYTLSGSDPEGLFPVILGHEGAGTVESVGKGVTKFKPGDTVIPLYVPQCGECKFCKNPKTNLCQKIRVTQGQGLLPDKTSRFTCKGQQVFHFMGTSTFSEYTVVADISLAKVNEKAPLDKVCLLGCGISTGYGAALNTAKVEPGSTCAVFGLGAVGLAAIMGCKVAGATRIIGVDINPDKFEKAKEFGATEFVNPTDLSRPIQEVLVEMTDGGVDYSFECIGNVQIMRAALEACHKGWGESVIIGVAGAGQEISTRPFQLVTGRVWRGTAFGGWKSVESVPKLVEEYMNKKLKVDEFVTHTLPFEKINEAFDLMHAGKSIRIVLTL, encoded by the exons ATGGAGACAGCTGGGAAA gtgATCAAGTGCAAGGCAGCTGTTGCCTGGGAAGCAGGGAAGCCTCTCTCCATTGAGGAGGTGGAGGTTGCTCCACCCAAGGTTCACGAAGTTCGCATTAAG ATTCTTGCTACCGGAGTTTGTCACACCGATGCTTACACCCTGAGTGGCAGTGACCCTGAGGGACTTTTCCCTGTCATCCTCGGACATGAAGGTGCTGGAACTGTGGAGAGCGTTGGCAAGGGCGTCACTAAGTTCAAACCAG GTGATACTGTCATCCCTTTATATGTGCCTCAGTGTGGTGAATGCAAATTCTGCAAAAATCCAAAGACCAACCTGTGCCAGAAAATTAg AGTCACCCAGGGTCAGGGTCTGCTCCCCGACAAGACGTCACGCTTCACCTGCAAAGGGCAGCAGGTGTTCCACTTCATGGGGACCAGCACCTTCTCTGAGTACACGGTGGTGGCCGACATCTCGCTGGCTAAGGTTAATGAGAAAGCTCCTCTGGATAAAGTCTGCCTTCTGGGATGTGGGATTTCCACAGGTTATGGTGCTGCTCTGAACACTGCCAAG GTCGAACCCGGTTCCACGTGCGCTGTGTTTGGACTCGGTGCCGTCGGCTTGGCTGCCATCATGGGCTGCAAGGTTGCTGGAGCAACCAGAATCATTGGTGTGGACATCAACCCCGACAAGTTTGAGAAGGCCAAAGAGTTTGGCGCCACAGAGTTTGTGAACCCGACGGATCTCAGCAGGCCCATCCAGGAGGTTCTGGTGGAGATGACCGACGGCGGCGTGGATTACTCGTTTGAATGCATCGGAAATGTGCAAATCATG AGAGCTGCTCTGGAGGCGTGTCACAAAGGCTGGGGGGAGAGCGTCATCATCGGCGTGGCAGGAGCGGGACAGGAGATCTCCACCAGGCCGTTCCAGCTGGTGACGGGCAGAGTGTGGAGGGGCACGGCGTTCGGAG GCTGGAAGAGTGTGGAGAGCGTTCCTAAACTGGTGGAAgaatacatgaataaaaagcTGAAGGTGGACGAGTTTGTTACTCACACTCTGCCGTTTGAGAAGATCAATGAAGCATTTGACCTGATGCACGCCGGAAAGAG catCCGGATCGTGCTGACTTTGTGA